A DNA window from Camelina sativa cultivar DH55 chromosome 17, Cs, whole genome shotgun sequence contains the following coding sequences:
- the LOC104755154 gene encoding calcium uniporter protein 6, mitochondrial-like, with protein sequence MWSMGLIRRTAMSSAIRASSSSQRTWLVHQGGSRSCFTVNTPSSSSKEEEKKKTENKDVTIAEAKKLMRLVNVEDMKSKLIGMGDRDVVSYASLLEASQGMGIARSPDEAHIFARVLDDAGVVLIFRDKVFLHPDKVVDLIRRAMPLDQNPEEDQIKDEFNKLRIMKEEIDVLAHRQVRKILWCGLATSMVQIGLFFRLTFWEFSWDVMEPITFFATATGIIVGYAYFLMTSRDPTYQDFMKRLFLSRQRKLLKIHKFDCERFKELERVCKMTSSCHAAASIRNRVGLELDLEDALQSRRD encoded by the exons ATGTGGTCAATGGGTTTGATAAGGCGTACGGCAATGTCCAGCGCCATTagagcttcatcatcatcacaaaggACATGGCTTGTTCATCAGGGTGGATCAAGAAGCTGCTTCACCGTCAACACACCGTCGTCGTCAtcgaaggaggaagagaagaagaagacggagaatAAAGATGTAACAATAGCGGAAGCGAAGAAGCTGATGAGGCTTGTGAATGTTGAAGACATGAAGAGTAAACTTATCGGTATGGGTGATAGAGATGTCGTCTCTTACGCTTCGCTTTTAGAAGCTTCTCAAGGAATGGGTATCGCTAGATCTCCTGATGAAGCTCACATCTTTGCTCGTGTTCTTGACGATGCTGGTGTTGTCTTGATCTTTCGTGATAAAGTCTTTCTTCACCCAGACAAG gtGGTGGATCTGATTAGACGAGCGATGCCTTTGGATCAGAACCCAGAGGAggatcaaatcaaagatgaattcAATAAGCTGAGAATCAtgaaagaagagattgatgTTCTTGCTCATAGACAAGTGAGGAAGATTCTTTGGTGTGGTTTGGCTACTTCCATGGTTCAAATTGGGCTCTTTTTTAGATTAACTTTTTGGGAATTCTCATGGGATGTGATGGAACCAATCACTTTCTTCGCTACAGCCACTGGTATCATCGTTGGTTATGCTTACTTCTTGATGACGTCGAGAGATCCCACATATCAGGATTTCATGAAGAGACTGTTCTTGTCGAGGCAGAGAAAGTTGTTGAAGATTCACAAGTTTGATTGTGAGAGGTTTAAAGAACTGGAGAGGGTATGTAAAATGACGTCGTCTTGTCACGCAGCTGCGTCTATAAGGAATCGTGTTGGTTTAGAACTTGATCTCGAGGATGCTTTACAGAGTCGCAGAGACtga
- the LOC104755155 gene encoding transmembrane emp24 domain-containing protein p24delta3, translating into MNTIGNSMKMMTAAKMLPSFPTALLLFFLVPVMIPVGEAVWLDVPPTGTKCVSEEIQSNVVVLADYLIISEDHGVMPTISVKVTSPYGNNLHHMENVTHGQFAFTTQESGNYLACFWADAKSHGNKNVSINIDWKTGIAAKDWASIAKKEKIEGVELEIRKLEGAVEAIHENLIYLRNREAEMRTVSEKTNSRVAWYSVMSLGICIAVSGLQVVYLKQYFEKKKLI; encoded by the exons ATGAATACAATCGGAAactcgatgaagatgatgactgCTGCTAAAATGCTCCCTAGCTTCCCGACGGCGTTACTACTCTTCTTCCTGGTTCCGGTGATGATTCCGGTGGGGGAGGCTGTATGGTTAGATGTGCCACCCACGGGAACAAAGTGTGTATCTGAAGAAATCCAGAGCAATGTCGTCGTTTTGGCTGATTACCTCATCATCTCTGAGGATCATGGCGTCATGCCTACTATCTCCGTCAAG GTGACATCCCCATATGGAAACAATCTGCACCACATGGAAAACGTAACGCATGGCCAGTTTGCATTTACAACACAAGAATCAGGGAACTACTTGGCTTGCTTTTGGGCTGATGCAAAGAGTCACGGCAACAAAAATGTTAGCATCAACATTGACTGGAAAACTGGAATCGCTGCTAAGGATTGGGCCTCTATTGCTAAGAAAGAGAAGATCGAG GGTGTGGAGCTGGAGATTAGGAAACTAGAAGGTGCAGTCGAAGCCATCCATGAAAATCTAATCTACCTAAGAAACAG AGAAGCAGAGATGAGGACAGTGAGTGAGAAAACGAACTCAAGGGTGGCTTGGTACAGTGTAATGTCGCTAGGTATATGCATCGCTGTCTCTGGTTTACAGGTAGTCTACTTGAAGCAATactttgagaagaagaagcttataTAG
- the LOC104755157 gene encoding 60S ribosomal protein L21-1 — protein sequence MPAGHGVRARTRDLFARPFRKKGYIPLSTYLRTFKVGDYVDVKVNGAIHKGMPHKFYHGRTGRIWNVTKRAVGVEVNKQIGNRIIRKRIHVRVEHVQQSRCAEEFKLRKKKNDELKAAAKANGETISTKRQPKGPKPGFMVEGMTLETVTPIPYDVVNDLKGGY from the exons ATGCCGGCAGGTCATGGAGTACGGGCGAGAACGAGGGATCTGTTCGCGAGGCCGTTCAGGAAGAAGGGTTACATTCCACTCTCGACATACCTAAGGACCTTCAAGGTCGGCGATTACGTCGATGTTAAGGTGAATGGTGCGATCCACAAGGGTATGCCTCACAAGTTCTACCATGGTCGTACTGGTCGTATCTGGAACGTCACCAAGCGCGCCGTCGGTGTCGAAGTAAACAAACAG ATTGGCAACAGGATCATAAGGAAGAGGATCCATGTGCGTGTGGAGCATGTCCAGCAATCAAGGTGTGCTGAGGAGTtcaagctgaggaagaagaagaacgatgaGCTTAAAGCTGCAGCCAAAGCCAATGGTGAGACAATAAGCACCAAGAGACAGCCTAAAGGACCCAAACCAGGATTCATGGTCGAAGGAATGACCTTGGAGACTGTCACTCCCATCCCTTACGATGTCGTCAACGATCTCAAGGGAGGCTATTAG
- the LOC104755156 gene encoding probable serine/threonine-protein kinase At1g09600: MGCNCTKGTRANDNVENDTIINNVVVKERRRKPNKTSKKKKKKFVSSTKDNNNNVGSEGSGNNNNNNNNNNDSTLRLLIPIADAKNNDEVLAEKKVNLERKSSRSLFQRRPTNTDVVGNNKGTLQQPMMSRICSISNGERGAQVMAGWPSWLASVAGEAINGWIPRKADSFEKLEKIGQGTYSSVYKARDLETNQLVALKKVRFANSDPDSVRFMAREIIILRRLDHPNVMKLEGLITSRVSGSMYLIFEYMEHDLAGLASTPGVNFSEAQIKCYMKQLLHGLEHCHSRGVLHRDIKGSNLLLDQSNNLKIGDFGLANFYGSHQKQPLTSRVVTLWYRPPELLLGSTDYGVTVDLWSTGCILAELFNGKPIMPGRTEVEQLHKIFKLCGSPSEEYWKKSKLPHATIFKPQQPYKRCVAESFKSLPSSALALVEVLLAVEPNARGTTDSALQSEFFTTKPFASDPSSLPKYQPRKETDVKAREEEAKRKKGTSSKQNESKQVSKGASAPDANAELLTSIQKREKFNPDEDAARYRIEPLKSGTPQVDNTRYGVSSVNRYGENVLRGSSRSPRKELRTQRSFVQRGASQLSRFSNSVAARDGSHFAIANPRWLEDSYNNNRQNDGDWSQRFLVKPKGYTKHKENIPGYGEKTERMHYSGPLVSAGGNLNEMLKEHERQIQVAVRKARAGKKKHRGDNG, translated from the exons ATGGGATGCAATTGCACCAAAGGAACACGAGCAAATGATAACGTCGAGAACGATACCATTATCAACAATGTTGTTGTGAAGGAGAGACGACGCAAGCCTAATAAAAcctccaagaagaagaagaaaaagtttgttTCCTCtaccaaagacaacaacaacaatgtagGATCAGAGGGAAgcggtaacaacaacaacaacaacaacaacaacaatgactCCACATTGAGGTTGTTGATACCTATTGCTGATGCCAAGAACAATGATGAGGTTCTTGCGGAGAAGAAGGTGAATCTTGAGAGAAAGTCTTCTAGATCGTTGTTTCAGAGACGGCCCACCAACACTGACGTGGTTGGCAACAACAAAGGGACATTGCAACAACCTATGATGTCTAGAATATGCAGCATTAGTAATGGGGAAAGAGGTGCTCAGGTTATGGCTGGTTGGCCTTCTTGGTTGGCTTCTGTTGCTGGAGAAGCTATCAATGGATGGATTCCACGCAAGGCTGATTCTTTCGAGAAGTTGGAAAAG ATTGGACAAGGGACGTATAGCAGTGTCTACAAAGCCAGGGATTTAGAAACGAACCAATTAGTTGCACTGAAGAAAGTTCGGTTTGCTAATTCGGATCCCGACAGTGTTCGGTTCATGGCAAGAGAAATAATCATCCTTAGAAGGCTTGACCATCCTAATGTTATGAAGCTTGAGGGTTTGATCACTTCAAGAGTATCAGGGAGTATGTATCTTATATTTGAGTATATGGAACACGATCTTGCTGGCCTAGCTTCAACCCCTGGGGTTAACTTCTCCGAGGCACAG ATTAAGTGCTATATGAAACAGTTGCTTCATGGTCTAGAACATTGTCATAGCCGAGGTGTATTGCATCGTGACATCAAGGGCTCTAATCTTCTGCTTGACCAGAGCAACAATCTCAAAATTGGAGATTTCGGTCTTGCCAACTTTTACGGGAGCCACCAGAAGCAGCCTCTCACTAGCCGTGTTGTGACTTTGTGGTACCGCCCACCTGAACTATTGCTCGGGTCAACAGACTATGGAGTTACTGTGGATCTGTGGAGCACAGGATGCATACTAGCTGAACTCTTTAATGGGAAGCCTATCATGCCCGGTAGAACCGAGGTAGAACAACTACACAAGATCTTCAAACTTTGTGGCTCACCTTCTGAAGAGTATTGGAAAAAATCCAAACTTCCACATGCTACCATCTTTAAACCTCAACAACCCTACAAAAGGTGTGTAGCCGAGTCATTTAAGAGTCTTCCATCTTCAGCTTTGGCCCTAGTTGAGGTTCTTTTAGCTGTAGAACCAAATGCTCGTGGAACCACAGATTCTGCCCTTCAAAGCGAG TTCTTTACAACAAAGCCTTTTGCAAGTGACCCCTCAAGTTTACCAAAGTACCAACCGAGAAAGGAAACTGATGTGAAGGCTCGAGAAGAGGAAGCAAAACG AAAGAAAGGCACTAGCAGTAAACAAAATGAGTCAAAACAAGTATCTAAAGGTGCGTCGGCTCCAGATGCCAATGCTGAGTTGCTGACATCAATACAA AAACGTGAAAAGTTCAATCCTGATGAAGATGCAGCTAGATACCGAATAGAACCACTCAAGAGTGGAACTCCACAAGTCGATAACACTCGTTATGGTGTGTCCTCGGTAAATAGATATGGAGAGAATGTTCTGAGGGGTTCGAGCCGATCTCCTAGAAAAGAACTGAGGACACAGCGGTCTTTTGTTCAACGCGGAGCATCCCAGTTGTCAAGATTCTCAAACTCGGTAGCTGCTAGAGATGGATCACATTTCGCTATAGCGAATCCACGGTGGCTTGAAGATAGTTATAACAACAACAGGCAGAACGATGGTGATTGGTCCCAACGTTTCCTGGTTAAACCCAAAGGTtatacaaaacacaaagaaaatatacCG GGTTACGGTGAAAAGACAGAGAGAATGCACTACTCAGGGCCATTGGTTTCTGCAGGAGGAAACTTAAATGAAATGTTGAAAGAACATGAAAGACAGATTCAGGTAGCAGTTCGCAAAGCTCGGGCGGGTAAGAAGAAGCATAGAGGTGATAACGGGTAG